The Diadema setosum chromosome 1, eeDiaSeto1, whole genome shotgun sequence genome has a window encoding:
- the LOC140239773 gene encoding uncharacterized protein, producing MAAAQPLGRNLPNQAEFERITLTEIGHRFKFDVDAMVRWCRDHGLLATRMDCPACGQPCCEERPYNRIDGVTWRCQTQGCRKTVNIRKGSFFERSQLKLWQVVALSYIWSTNCGRARGMSQDTVMKEVGVCSNKTTVDWMQFFRDVCVQYFQNHPQQIGGPGVVVEIDESLFAKRKYNVGRLVPEKWVLGGYEPARKIGFLVEVQQRDAATLLPIIQQWVAPGSIVWTDMWSAYNNLPNLPQQYQHGVVNHTFNFVDPNTGVTTNRVESMWQRAKAKFKAMQGPSNRAMIGDYLTEFMWAQRFSASPFFHLWTQIATDLYPVN from the coding sequence ATGGCTGCTGCTCAACCTCTGGGCCGAAATTTGCCTAACCAGGCAGAGTTTGAGAGAATCACTCTCACCGAGATTGGCCATCGATTCAAGTTTGACGTCGACGCCATGGTTCGCTGGTGTCGGGACCATGGACTACTTGCCACAAGAATGGACTGTCCCGCCTGTGGCCAACCATGTTGTGAGGAAAGACCCTACAACAGGATTGATGGTGTCACGTGGCGTTGCCAAACCCAAGGCTGTCGGAAGACGGTGAACATTAGAAAGGGCAGCTTCTTTGAGAGGAGCCAACTTAAACTCTGGCAGGTAGTTGCCCTTTCGTACATATGGTCAACAAACTGCGGTCGTGCCCGAGGGATGTCTCAGGACACAGTGATGAAGGAAGTCGGCGTCTGCTCGAACAAAACGACGGTTGACTGGATGCAGTTTTTTCGAGATGTCTGCGTCCAGTATTTCCAGAACCACCCGCAACAGATCGGAGGACCGGGTGTAGTAGTAGAGATTGATGAGTCTCTGTTTGCGAAAAGGAAATACAACGTTGGACGCTTAGTACCAGAAAAGTGGGTCCTCGGGGGTTACGAACCCGCCCGCAAGATAGGTTTTCTGGTCGAGGTCCAGCAGCGAGACGCGGCTACCCTGCTTCCCATCATCCAGCAATGGGTAGCACCCGGCAGCATTGTGTGGACCGATATGTGGAGTGCATATAACAACTTACCAAACTTGCCCCAACAATATCAACACGGTGTTGTAAACCATACGTTCAACTTCGTCGACCCGAACACCGGTGTGACCACCAACAGAGTCGAGTCAATGTGGCAGAGAGCGAAGGCAAAGTTCAAAGCAATGCAAGGTCCGAGCAACAGAGCAATGATAGGCGACTATCTAACGGAGTTCATGTGGGCGCAGCGCTTTTCGGCAAGTCCATTCTTTCATTTGTGGACACAGATTGCCACAGACCTGTATCCCGTCAATTAA